One Arthrobacter sp. FW306-07-I genomic window carries:
- a CDS encoding IS481 family transposase gives MSHRNARLTPNGRRIIIERILAGRPVAHVAKEMGISRTCAHRWISRYRAHGWAGLEDRSSRPRSCPNATSAEVVADVLTQRVEHREGPADLALRCGTSARTVSRILARAGMPRLWDLDPVTGVRIRASRATDRRYERDAPGDMIHIDVKKLGRIPDGGGWRADPNQSARNHSTGHSRVGFDYVHVVVDDHSRFAYAEVLPDEKGATYAGFLTRAAAAMAAHGAPVKRVMTDNAFAYRLSKDFQDALTALGAKHILIKPRHPWQNGKAERFNRTLQEGWAYRQPFTSNQARTDALQPWLDFYNNHRPHGSLGGNPPISRCNQPTD, from the coding sequence ATGTCCCACCGTAATGCCCGGCTGACTCCGAACGGTAGACGGATCATCATCGAGCGTATCCTTGCCGGCCGTCCCGTCGCCCACGTTGCCAAGGAGATGGGTATCTCCAGGACCTGCGCGCACCGTTGGATCAGCAGGTACCGGGCCCACGGCTGGGCCGGCCTCGAGGACCGCAGCTCCCGCCCAAGGTCGTGCCCGAACGCAACCTCAGCGGAAGTCGTTGCGGATGTTCTGACCCAGCGCGTCGAGCACCGCGAGGGACCTGCGGACCTGGCCTTGCGCTGCGGCACGAGCGCCCGGACGGTCTCCCGGATCCTGGCCCGCGCGGGCATGCCCAGACTGTGGGACCTGGACCCGGTGACCGGGGTACGGATTCGGGCATCCCGGGCGACCGACCGCCGCTACGAACGCGACGCTCCCGGGGACATGATCCACATCGACGTCAAGAAACTGGGCCGAATCCCGGATGGCGGGGGCTGGCGGGCAGACCCGAATCAGTCTGCCCGCAATCATTCAACAGGCCACTCAAGGGTCGGTTTTGACTACGTCCACGTGGTCGTGGATGACCACTCCCGCTTCGCCTACGCCGAGGTCCTGCCCGATGAGAAAGGCGCGACCTACGCAGGATTCCTTACCCGGGCCGCGGCAGCCATGGCAGCCCACGGCGCACCCGTCAAAAGGGTCATGACCGATAATGCCTTCGCCTACCGGCTCTCGAAAGATTTCCAGGACGCACTGACTGCGCTGGGCGCCAAACACATCCTGATCAAACCCCGCCATCCCTGGCAGAACGGCAAAGCAGAACGCTTCAACCGCACCCTCCAGGAAGGCTGGGCCTACCGTCAACCCTTCACCTCAAACCAGGCCCGCACAGACGCTCTGCAGCCTTGGCTAGACTTCTACAACAACCACCGGCCCCACGGCAGCCTCGGAGGCAACCCACCGATCAGCAGGTGCAACCAACCTACTGACTGA
- a CDS encoding PhoX family protein, translating into MSEIARKFTLLPMLGHTKGKRSPVTCALKCDNACAGDVCNTSSNSYFRDIASATLSRRAALGMGAAGALAVVLNSVVGSAEPASAAGLSQAAKEGFGKSKLQFTAIKPVDKAVDAFTVPEGFTWQPIIRWGDPLFNDSPAFDLNNQTAAAQARQFGYNNDYTDIVEIPGSKGRRAVLFTNHEYTNESIMVPAGYDPKETRAIGRAAHGLAVVELERKNTTKPWSYVKGAPLNRRYLSDTTYELTGPVAGSALVKTVADPSGRAIKGTFGNCSGGTTPWGTILSGEENFNGYFVAGGTSAGDKRYGLTAKPTARQWELDDPRFDTRNPGYENESNRFGWIVEVDPFDPTSTPKKRSAMGRFKHEGANVIVAESGHVVAYMGDDEKFDYLYKFVSADKYREGDRRHNMNLLTEGDLYVAKFTGNSAAAEITGTGALPSDGAFDGTGEWLPLVVGGKSAVPGMSVEEVLVYTRLAADKVGPTKMDRCEDVQPSLHTGKVYVVCTNNSDRGTGTKEGATEVNPRTQNRDGHIVEITETGDQRSTRFNWTLLMVCGDPAQGDVTYFSGYPVDKVSPISCPDNVAFDSVGNLWISTDGAPSGIGYNDGLFKVTLDGAERGKVEQFLSVPRDAETCGPVIHDDERMVFVSVQHPGEDGTFEAPNSFFPDYVPAGTTPAPGQVRAPRPAVVQVFRG; encoded by the coding sequence ATGTCTGAAATTGCCCGCAAGTTCACCCTGTTGCCCATGCTCGGCCACACCAAGGGCAAGCGCAGCCCGGTCACATGCGCACTCAAGTGCGACAACGCCTGCGCCGGGGACGTCTGCAACACCAGCTCCAACAGCTACTTCCGCGATATCGCTTCCGCCACCCTGTCCCGCCGCGCCGCCCTGGGCATGGGCGCCGCCGGAGCACTCGCCGTCGTCCTTAACTCCGTGGTGGGCTCCGCTGAGCCTGCCTCCGCTGCCGGCCTGTCCCAGGCCGCCAAGGAAGGCTTTGGCAAGTCCAAGCTGCAGTTCACCGCCATCAAGCCCGTGGACAAGGCAGTCGACGCGTTCACCGTGCCCGAAGGTTTCACATGGCAGCCCATCATCCGCTGGGGTGACCCGCTGTTCAACGATTCCCCGGCGTTCGACCTGAACAACCAGACCGCGGCGGCGCAGGCCCGCCAGTTCGGTTACAACAACGACTACACGGACATCGTGGAAATCCCGGGCAGCAAGGGCCGCCGCGCGGTGCTGTTCACCAACCACGAATACACCAACGAAAGCATCATGGTCCCCGCGGGCTACGACCCCAAGGAAACCCGCGCCATTGGCCGCGCCGCCCATGGCCTGGCCGTAGTGGAGCTGGAGCGCAAGAACACCACCAAGCCTTGGAGCTACGTCAAGGGTGCACCGCTGAACCGCCGCTACCTCTCCGACACCACCTACGAACTGACCGGCCCCGTTGCCGGCTCGGCACTGGTCAAGACCGTGGCAGATCCCTCCGGCCGCGCCATCAAGGGCACGTTCGGCAACTGCTCCGGCGGCACCACCCCCTGGGGCACCATCCTTTCCGGCGAGGAAAACTTCAACGGCTACTTCGTGGCGGGCGGCACCTCCGCCGGCGACAAGCGCTACGGCCTCACCGCCAAGCCGACCGCGCGCCAGTGGGAACTGGACGACCCCCGCTTCGACACCCGCAACCCCGGCTACGAGAACGAGTCCAACCGCTTCGGCTGGATCGTGGAAGTCGACCCCTTCGACCCCACCTCCACCCCCAAGAAGCGCTCCGCCATGGGCCGGTTCAAGCACGAGGGCGCCAACGTGATCGTGGCCGAGTCCGGCCACGTGGTGGCCTACATGGGTGACGACGAGAAGTTCGACTACCTCTACAAGTTCGTCTCGGCGGATAAGTACCGTGAGGGGGACCGCCGGCACAACATGAACCTGCTGACCGAAGGCGACCTGTACGTTGCCAAGTTCACCGGCAACTCAGCCGCCGCGGAGATCACCGGCACCGGTGCACTGCCCTCCGACGGCGCGTTCGACGGCACCGGCGAATGGCTGCCCCTGGTGGTGGGCGGCAAGTCCGCCGTCCCGGGCATGTCCGTCGAGGAGGTCCTGGTGTATACCCGCCTGGCCGCGGACAAGGTTGGCCCCACCAAGATGGACCGCTGCGAGGACGTCCAGCCCAGCCTGCACACCGGCAAGGTCTACGTGGTCTGCACCAACAACTCGGACCGCGGCACCGGCACCAAGGAAGGCGCCACGGAGGTCAACCCGCGCACCCAGAACCGCGACGGCCATATCGTCGAAATCACCGAAACCGGCGACCAGAGGTCCACCAGGTTCAACTGGACCCTCCTGATGGTCTGCGGCGATCCCGCGCAGGGTGACGTCACCTACTTCTCCGGCTACCCGGTGGACAAGGTCTCGCCCATCTCCTGCCCGGACAACGTGGCCTTCGACTCCGTGGGCAACCTCTGGATCTCCACCGACGGCGCGCCCTCCGGCATCGGCTACAACGACGGCCTGTTCAAGGTCACCCTCGACGGCGCAGAGCGCGGCAAGGTGGAGCAGTTCCTCTCCGTCCCCCGCGACGCCGAGACCTGCGGCCCGGTCATCCACGACGACGAGCGGATGGTCTTCGTCTCCGTGCAGCACCCGGGTGAGGACGGCACCTTCGAGGCGCCCAACTCCTTCTTCCCGGACTACGTCCCGGCAGGTACGACGCCGGCCCCCGGCCAGGTGCGCGCGCCCCGTCCCGCGGTGGTCCAGGTTTTCCGCGGCTAG